The Streptomyces sp. ICC1 DNA window TCGCCCATGAGGTCCTCGACGGGCACCTTCACGTCGACGAACGCCAGCTCGGCGGTGTCGGAGGTGCGCAGGCCCAGCTTGTCCAGCTTGCGGCCGATCGAGTAGCCCTCGGACTTGGTGTCCACGGCGAAGAGGGAGATGCCGAAGCGGCGGTCGTCCTCGCGCGGGGAGGAGGTGCGGGCGCAGACGATGACGCGGTCGGCGTGGACGCCGCCCGTGATGAAGGTCTTGGAGCCGTTGAGGACGTAGTGCGTGCCGTCCTCGGAGAGCTTCGCGGTGGTCTTCATGCCCGCGACGTCGGAGCCGGTGCCCGGCTCGGTCATCGCGAGGGCCCACATCTCCTCGCCGGTGACGAACTTCGGCAGGTAGCGCTTCTTCTGCTCGTCCGTGGAGAGCATCTTGATGTAGGGGAGGGCGAGCAGCACGTGCACGCCGGAACCGCCGAAGTTCACGCCCGCGCGCGAGGTCTCCTCGTAGAGGACGGCCTCGAACTTGTGCGTGTCCAGGCCCGCGCCGCCGAACTCCTCGGGCACGTTGATGCCGAAGACGCCCAGGTCGCCGAGCTTGTAGTAGAACTCGCGCGGGGCCTGGCCGGCCGCGAACCACTCGTCGTAGACCGGGACGACCTCGGCCTCGATGAAGGCGCGGATGGTCTCGCGGAACGCCTCGTGGTCCTCGTTGAACACCGTACGGCGCACGGCCGACTCCCTTCGTCGCGGCAGTCAGCCGCCCCAATCTAAGCGCTTGCTCAGATTAAGTTACCGGCGAGTTGTCGATTCTGTCCAGAGATGCAGCCGGGATCGCGGGGAGAGGGTCGCCACACGGCAGCGCGACGGCCGCCCGGCCGCGTGCGACGGCCGGGCGGCTTCGAGGCGTACGGGCGGCTTCGAGCTGTACGCGGCGGGGTCTACCGCCCGGCCGCTCCCTCCCGCCCCGCCGTGGACACCGGCTGCGGCCGGGGCCCGGGGGCGCCGGGCAGCGCGTACGCCTGCCGGGAGGCGCACGTCCAGATCACCGGATGGACCACGCCCCCGGCGTCCTGGGCGGCGCCGCCGACCCGGTCGTCGTCCGAGGCCGCGTACGCGGTGCTGTAGTTCTGGACGCCGCCGATCCCGGGCAGGACGCGCATCGGGCCGCTGCCCGTCCAGTACTCCGCCATGGACGCGGGCAGGTCCGGGTAGCCGGGGTAGGGGTAGGAGAAGTCGGCCACGCCGACCGTGACCCCGCCGGCCGGGCTGATGTCCTCGAAGCTGCTGCCCACGGAGCCGGAGGCCGGCGGCGCGTCGACGGGAGCGCCGCCGGGGGTGCTCCACACGACCCCGTGCTCCTGGCCGCCGCCGTCGGGCCGGTGGCGGCCGACGGTCCGGCCGGACTCGTCCATCGCCAAGGCCGTGTAGCCGTCCGTCGGGACGCCGCCGGTCGCGAGCAGCGAGGGGGCGGCGGCCGGGTCGGCGGGCCAGTGGGCGCCCCGGCCGTAGTTGAACGGGCCGGAGGGGACGTAGGCGTTCCCGGTGATCTGCCCGGCGTTGTTCACGGCGGACATGAGGGTGACGGTGGATCCGGCGGGCGCGGGCAGCTCGCGGCGGACCCGGCCGCCGGCCGACCACCGCACGCCGACGGTCTGCCCGCGGGCCTCGTCCCGGAACCTGCCGACGATCACGCCCCGGTTGTTGACGCCGACGGCCGAGTCCCCGCCCGGCAGCAGCGTGACGGCGGCCGCGCCCGCCTGGTAGCTGAAGGCCCGTGCGCCCGCGTCCGTGAAGACCACCTCGCCGACCATGAGGCCGTGCCGGTTGACGCCCAGCACCCGGCCCGCGCCGTTCGAGCCGGGCGGCAGCGGTACGGCGAAAACCTCCGTCCCGACCCAGTAGGCCGGGGCGGCCCCGCTCCTGCCGACGGCCAGCCGCGAGGACCCGGGCGCGATGGCGGTGACCTCGGTCCGGCGCACCCACGGGCTCGGATGCGGATCGTCCGCGCGGGGCAGCTTCCCCAGTACCTGGACGGACGGCTTGCAGCGTGCGGCGACCGCCTCCTGAGCGGCCCCCGTCTGAGCGGCCCCCGTCTGAGCGGCCACCGCCTGAGCGGCTCCCGCCGGAGTGGCGAGTACGGGAGCGGCCAGGGTGAGCGCGGCGAGGAAACTCCCCGCCGCCGTGAGGCCGTTGCGCATCGTTCTCGTTCCCATGGATCCCCCCGGATCGACAGCGTGCGAGATGCGAGAGCTGACTGGTCGGGGGACATCCTTGCCGTAATGGACAGCGGCGGACAGATCGGATCCGGACATCGGGCGGGCGCCGCTGACCCCGGGGGGCCGGCGTCAGCCGGAGGGCGCTTCCGGCGGAGCGGCCGACCGGCGCAGGGCGAACCACAGCTCCATCCGGGTGTCCGGGTCGTCGAGGTCGGTGCCCAGCAGGCCGGCGGCGCGGGCGACGCGCTGGCGGACGGTGTTGCGGTGGACGCCGAGCGCGGCCGCCGCGCGGTCCCAGCTGCCGTGGTGGGCCAGCCAGGCGCGCAGGGTGTCGCGCAGGACGGGGGAGAGGGGCCCGAGCAGGGCTTCGGCGTGGGCGCGCGCCTCGGCCTCGCCGACCAGGCCCGCGAAGCCGGGGTCCGTGTGCCGGGCCATCGGGGTGCGGGCCGCCTCGGCGCGCTCCAGGGCCCGGCCGGCCTGCGCGTCGGCGCCGGGCAGGGCGTCGGGCGCCGCCGCCGCGCTCACCCCCAGCCGCCAGCCGGGCTGCGGGGCCGGATCCCGGTCGGTGAGCAGGCGTACGCCGTCCTCGCGCGGGTCCAGCAGTACGGTGCCCAGCGCCGCCGCCAGGGCCTGCGGATCCCCGGAGCCCCGGGCGTGGACGGCGTACCAGGGCCCGGGGCCGACCGCTTCGCCCGGAGCCGCGCCGAGCAGCAGCCGGGTCAGCGCGGCGGCCTGCGCCCCGGCCGGGCGGCGGGTGAGCAGGGTCAGCAGCACGGCCGCCACCGAGGCGACGGTGTGGTCCCCGGGGGCCCGCGAAGGCGTGGCCAGGGCGAGGGCCCGGCCGTCGCCCAGGGCATGGGCGGCGAGGTGGAGCTCGCCGTGCGCGGCGGTGGCGGTGGCCGCGGAGCCGGGCGCCACGCGGCGGGCGAGCGCGGCGAGCGCGGCCAGCACCTCGGGGCCGGGCAGGGGCCCGGCGTGGACACCGGGGTCGGCGGGCGCGGGGCCGGGGAGCGCGGAGGGTCCGGAGGGTCCGGAGGGTCCGGAAGGCGCGGCGGGCGCGGCGGGCGCGGGGCCGGGATCCGGCGCGGCGGCCCCCGGGGGCCGCGCCGGGTCGGTGGGGAGCAGTCCGGCCCAGCCGCCCAGGGCGGCGGCCAGTCGGCGCAGGACCGCCGGGACCGGGTCCGGGCGGGCGGCGGCCGCGGCCAG harbors:
- a CDS encoding acyl-CoA dehydrogenase family protein, whose amino-acid sequence is MRRTVFNEDHEAFRETIRAFIEAEVVPVYDEWFAAGQAPREFYYKLGDLGVFGINVPEEFGGAGLDTHKFEAVLYEETSRAGVNFGGSGVHVLLALPYIKMLSTDEQKKRYLPKFVTGEEMWALAMTEPGTGSDVAGMKTTAKLSEDGTHYVLNGSKTFITGGVHADRVIVCARTSSPREDDRRFGISLFAVDTKSEGYSIGRKLDKLGLRTSDTAELAFVDVKVPVEDLMGEENKGFHYLGANLPSERWGIAFGAYAQAKAAVRFAQQYVTDRTVFGKPVAHFQNTKFELASCQAEVDAAEAVADRALEALDAGELTAAEAASAKLFCTEVAHRVIDKCLQLHGGYGYMNEYPIARLYADNRVNRIYGGTSEVMKSIIAKSMGL
- a CDS encoding helix-turn-helix domain-containing protein, producing the protein MTVVAQSGGCVSGGVGPVPRTDRGVHRAPRAQQPRAPRPRSHVRQPSPCSAADHPSPPHPSLTPICRCRPSTLRRSGADREGGGTDAGEYVSRLVRAGTAALGFGVTPVHETVPRSLVEACARHGLPLVEVPPGTPFTAVGRSVWRLMARARTAELRRVTEAQQSLAAAAARPDPVPAVLRRLAAALGGWAGLLPTDPARPPGAAAPDPGPAPAAPAAPSGPSGPSGPSALPGPAPADPGVHAGPLPGPEVLAALAALARRVAPGSAATATAAHGELHLAAHALGDGRALALATPSRAPGDHTVASVAAVLLTLLTRRPAGAQAAALTRLLLGAAPGEAVGPGPWYAVHARGSGDPQALAAALGTVLLDPREDGVRLLTDRDPAPQPGWRLGVSAAAAPDALPGADAQAGRALERAEAARTPMARHTDPGFAGLVGEAEARAHAEALLGPLSPVLRDTLRAWLAHHGSWDRAAAALGVHRNTVRQRVARAAGLLGTDLDDPDTRMELWFALRRSAAPPEAPSG